The Metabacillus litoralis genome contains a region encoding:
- a CDS encoding anti-repressor SinI family protein produces the protein MENTNLLNGSNSNQEIDQEWVQLILEAKNLGMTPEEIHDFFKNK, from the coding sequence ATGGAAAATACGAATCTATTGAATGGCAGTAATTCTAATCAAGAAATAGACCAGGAATGGGTACAGCTCATCTTGGAAGCAAAAAACCTTGGCATGACTCCCGAAGAAATACACGACTTTTTTAAAAATAAATAA
- a CDS encoding response regulator transcription factor — MFKEKVMLVEDDRDIREVLQLYLLKEGYSVIHAEDGPTALQLVETEKPDIIVLDVVLPRMDGFEVCRLLRQKTNIPILFLSSKEEEFDKILGHKIGGDDYITKPFSPALVTVKIQAHLRRHHNIDHQLRPVKEQVLQKIEYPGLIIDKVSCVVKVKGATVPLSTKEYQLLCLLAEHPNRVYSVEDLFELIWGEESLGDHRTVMVHISNLRKKIEPIPADPMYIVTVRGMGYKFIASQE; from the coding sequence ATGTTCAAGGAAAAAGTAATGCTGGTAGAAGATGATCGTGATATTCGTGAGGTTTTGCAATTATACCTTCTAAAGGAAGGGTATTCTGTCATTCATGCTGAAGATGGCCCAACAGCATTACAATTAGTAGAAACGGAAAAGCCTGACATCATCGTTTTGGACGTAGTACTTCCGCGAATGGATGGGTTTGAGGTATGTCGTTTACTTCGTCAAAAGACGAATATTCCTATCTTGTTTTTAAGCTCAAAGGAAGAAGAATTTGATAAGATATTGGGTCACAAAATTGGTGGGGACGATTACATTACTAAACCTTTTAGCCCAGCTCTTGTAACAGTGAAAATTCAAGCCCATCTACGTCGTCATCATAATATTGATCACCAATTAAGGCCTGTGAAGGAGCAGGTTTTGCAAAAAATAGAATATCCAGGATTAATTATAGATAAAGTAAGCTGTGTTGTAAAAGTGAAGGGTGCAACTGTCCCCTTGTCTACAAAGGAATATCAACTCCTTTGTTTGTTAGCAGAACATCCTAATCGTGTTTATAGTGTTGAAGATTTATTTGAACTAATCTGGGGGGAAGAAAGCCTGGGCGACCACCGTACAGTTATGGTTCATATAAGTAATTTACGCAAAAAAATTGAACCTATACCAGCCGATCCTATGTATATTGTCACAGTTAGAGGGATGGGGTATAAATTCATTGCTTCTCAGGAGTGA